In Mustela nigripes isolate SB6536 chromosome 9, MUSNIG.SB6536, whole genome shotgun sequence, the sequence TACAAACTGGTTTAGCCGCATTTTCTAGAGCGGCTCTCCAGGGGTGTGGCGCGGAGACAGGAGGGCTGAGGACCCCCCAGGTCCCCCGCCCGGCGCCCGCCTGCCCACCCCCGCCTACCTCGTGCGAGTACACGACGGCGATGAGCCCCGTGAGCAGGCAGCAGAAGAGCGTCACCAGCACCGACTCCATCATGTGGTCCTTGGGCAGTGGCCTGTGCTCGGCGGCGGTGGCGGGGGCTGATATGCCGGCCACAGGGCCGTTGTACTGCGGGGATGGAAGCCACGACCCCGCGATGAGGGGACAGTCATCCGGGGacaccacccacccccccacccccacaggtgAGGCTGCAGGTCACCAAGGGGCCAGGCGAGGGCCCCCCTCTGCCTTCTCGGGCCACAACCGCGCCTGTCACCAGCCCCCAGGAGTCCCCTCGCTTCTGCGCTCTGCAGACTGCACAGCCAGGGGCCCGTCTCCGTCTCTCCCGGCCCTGACTGGGTTCCTACCACAGGTCCTCTAAGCTCTCCCCGACAGGCACCCTGGGGTCCCTCAGTGTTTCTAAAAGCCTAATCAAGTCACCTGCCACTCAAAGGCCCTGGGGCCTGCACTAGAGACCCCACCCTCCTACCCTGTCTCCTCACGAAGCTGAACTGACCCCCATCATCCCCAGAACAGGGGGGGCCTGGCCATCCCCCAGGCCTGTGCCCAGagagcccctcctcctcctccccgctgCCTGAAAGCTCCTCTTCAGCCCTCAGAACTCAGCTCAAACGCCCCcacctctgggaagccttccaggCTTGCCCACCCCCTCAAGCTGCGGAGTCCTTTGCAAGTCCCTCATCTGCAGGGGTCGCGGACAGTGACTTTCCgtctctccatctcccaagcTCTCCCCGGAGAAGGAGGCTGCGGCGAGTGGGGGGCGGCAAAGGGGGCTTCCTGGGAGGTAAGTGCGTGTGTACAAGGGGACTGCACGGGAAATAAGTGGCCCTGGCGCAGGGgtcccagggtggggagggaggcggggggcCGGGCCCACTCACCACCGGGAAGGGTGCGAAGAGCGGCGGCGCAGCGGGCGCGGGGTACAGGGGCGCGGCCGGCGGCGGTGGGTACAGGGCCTGGGGCGAGGGCCCGGGCTGGAAGAGGACCGGCCCCTGTGGGAAGGGCGGGTACAGCAGGTGCACGGCCTTGGGGTCCGGTGGCGCGTAGGGCGGGGGCTCGCCCACGAAGCCGATGTTGGGCACCCCGCCGGCTGCCACCTTGGGGCCCTGCTGGGCCTCGCCCACAGGCTCAGCCTGGGCGGGGGAAGCGGCCACGGCCTCGGCCTCGGCCTCGGCCTCGGCCGGAGGTTCCTCCGCAGCGGGGGCGCTGCCCCCATCCACGGCCACCTCCTTGCTGGGCCCTCCGTCCTCATCCAGGAGCCGCGGGCGACACGGGAGCTGCGGGAGCGCGGGGCTCCGGGGGTCCTCGGAGGCTGCGGGGCCACGGCCCCCTTCTGCATCGGCTCCTGGAAAGAAACCCCAGGTGCTGTGAGCCCCAAGTGCCCCCCAGCCAGGTGGgactcctcctgcctccctgctgcAAATCACGGCCCCTCCAGGGAGAAAGTTCCATTGGCGCTGCCCATCCCCACCCGCCCGCATCCCGCACTCGGGCCTCTCCCCGCGGCGGGCGCTGGAACAATCTACCCAAAGCGCAAGTGTGGGACAAGAGGGCAGGGGGCTTGCTGGCGTCACTCGGCCAGCGCGTCACCAGGCTGAGCTGGAACACAGGCCTTGCCCCTGCTGGCTGCTGCTGGGCACTTGTCCTGCGCCCGCGGCCCTGTTGCTGGCCAACTGGACCAGGCAAGGATCTGTCCAGGGCAGCCCCTGAGATCTGCTCTGAGAAGAGCTGAGCCAAAGCGATTCCTGGCTTGAGAGCCAGGGAAGATGGGGGCCACCGGGGTAGCAGACCCTGGCCAATGGGCTGACCTCAAAGAGCCAGGAGGTCACTACAGGCCAAATGcccactgaggcacagaggaaacAGGAGCCTGAAtgggggcagagagcagagcagcaggtggggaaaggggcagagagcagagcagcaggtggggaaAAGCCCACCAGCAGCGGGTCGGTGGGTGAGAGCTCAGAGGCCCCCAGGCGCCCAGCTGCCCTCCAGCCCTGACCCTCCAGCCCTGACCCTGGCCTGCAGCGTCCATGCTCTCATTCCTGGGGAAACCCATACAGGGAAAACTCACTAACACGGAGACAGGAGGCCAGATGGGAGAACTGTCCCCTCAGCGTCAATTCCAGGAAGAACCATCACTTAGACACCCCAGCAGAGGCCCCGGCCACAGGAGGGAGTCACGACGACAGACCCAACGGGAAGGACGGACGCTGCTTCTCCGACGAGAAATCCGCCGCCCCAGCAGCTCAGCCGGTGAGAAACCGTTCGCCCTCGCCATAAAGCCAcgctcctctcctttctttgttGGACTTTTGCCTGTGATTTTGCCGCAGCTTACCCGCCCCGAATTGCAAGTCTCTGCTCttcctgaataaacccatttGTGCTGGTAAAGTAACAGACTCTTCTTGCCCAGGGTGTCTCTCCGGAGATACCCAAGCAGGTTCTACAAGTCCTGAAGGGCACCCTGGCCAGCTGAGTACCGCCGAGTATCAGGAAGGCCCTGCCAGCGAGACGTGGGTGAGCGGGCAAGGCCCCGCGGCAGGGCGGGCGGCCCGGGGCCTGGCTTCGGACCTTTGCTACCCAAACGCTCGTCCAGGTtgtaagaggcagagagagaagcgagcAGCTGTAGCAGCAgcgggagaggagggaggagcctTGCTGAACCAGCCCCTCCCATCCCtggcctccttctcccctcccagacCCCCGCCGACACCGTCCCCCACTGGAACTGGTAGGCAGAGTCCGAGGCCAGGGATCCTCAACAGAAGGGGTCCCCAAGAGCAAGGAGTGCTGAACCCCAGCGAACGCCCCAGCCTCCCACTCCCAGCAGCCAGGGTGTCACTCCCAGAcctgcgggggcggggaggggggtggtttaTGCTCCACACTGTCACCTGTGGCGACTCCCTAGCCCTGTGTCCCTTGAATGTGGACGGGGCATGTGACACGCTTTGGCCA encodes:
- the PRRT1B gene encoding proline rich transmembrane protein 1B — encoded protein: MDAGADAEGGRGPAASEDPRSPALPQLPCRPRLLDEDGGPSKEVAVDGGSAPAAEEPPAEAEAEAEAVAASPAQAEPVGEAQQGPKVAAGGVPNIGFVGEPPPYAPPDPKAVHLLYPPFPQGPVLFQPGPSPQALYPPPPAAPLYPAPAAPPLFAPFPVYNGPVAGISAPATAAEHRPLPKDHMMESVLVTLFCCLLTGLIAVVYSHETRAALSRGDLAQAEEASRKARSLVLFSLLFGVFVSAGWVVYVLVALYLP